The DNA sequence ATGATATCCTGGAGTGGAGACAAGTGATTCAGATTATCAAATCATGACCATAATCAACCGTGCATACTGCCATTTCTTCAATGATTAAGTTGGCGGGAttgaaacatgaaaataaattccgTCTGCTATATCTTGGTTTATGTTttcaataaatgtgttaagagTTAATTgaacatttcatttcaattagAGAAGGTATTGTTAAGTCTCCTACACATACATTATTTGTATCCATATCTAAGTCTACCTTACCCgactcttaaaaaaatcttaggaaatatttttaactaaacCTGTCgagtgattttttttcctgatttctctaatttctttataactacgagaataaatactaaaaaaaaaaaaaatctaaaataagatGGCAAGTATCATAACAGATAGTTCTGAAAAAGAAGACTATCAATCGATCAAACTGATTTGGATTTATTAGTTATGAAGTCATGTCAACCACTTCCTAATTGTattatgaattaaattaaaataatatatgtcatTAAGTTAACTTTATTAATGAAAAGCAATACATCTTATCAAGTTAGTAATTTCCATTGAagttattagttttttcttaacgcatgactttctgattttttttttttcgactcgtgctttttttttttagctttataatagattaataggggttgttgaattttagaaaaattaattttttaaaagtaattttaaaggAAGTTAAAAAGTTTTTGACTCTTGATAGTTGATCCCAGTTATGTTGATTGCTTCGCCAGTTGTCAGGCACCTGTCTGCTTTGAGTTTTGACGTTTGTAAATGGCCGCCAAAGCAGGCATTCTAATATTACCTTCTCTCTTTCCTAATGGCATATTCATCTTGATTTAGATTTTAGATCAAGCTGCCTACATATATTGTTCAGGTCGAATTAAATTAGTGTACCAGGTACCTCTCTctatacgtttttttttttgggggtaaTTGAACTCTACGCATTTCTCTCGTCTAAGTTTTATCAAAATCATTGCTTGAAACCTGCAGTGGTTTCCCAGTTTTTAGAAGTATGTGCTGCTTGTATTTGATTATGATCAACTTACTTGACCATCTTTCGAGCTTCAATGAAGTTATGCTTTAGTGGTCATCCTACTTCTTATTGGTTTTAATGTCATCGAAGCACTTTTAGGCTTTCAGCAGCTGTTATGTTGCTACTTTTGTGAGTACCATCCTTTGTCTACTAGATCTGCAGTTTCTGTAGCTCATGTACAAAACATAAATCAGAAACAAGaactgaattttttttggaatatctCAGATTCTCAGCGACCCATGTACTTCCAAAATTATTATGCTTACCCATCGTTAGTTAACTGTCTCTGATGTGAAAACTAACTTGTTTAAGCTTTGGCAGCGGGGAATGGCTaatgtatgtaattttcattttagaAGCTATTTGAATTTTGGGGAGTATATTCTAACGATGTGCGAAAtatctgtctttttttttaagattgtaATGGCTTCGGTTATGTTCATCAAAGCATTCGAGTTTTCTACTTTGTGAAAGAAATCTTGAGTTGCTTGTGATTTGTGAACCCAACGTTGTCTGAAGATGGTTTGCAGCTATGTCCTGATATGAGATATAGATCAAGCAAACCTTTTTGAGACAACGTTGTCTAAAGGGACTAATCACCTATATTAGGAAATCCTGGCAATCATAGCGGGTACCATGATATATGGTTTAGTTTCCTTAGACGCTCACTAACATCCAGTACTAGATTACTGGAAAGTAAACATCAAGTAATGCTCATGTTTCCAGGATAATGGAGGGTGAACCCGTTAACGTGAACGAGTTTCAAGAATTGGCTAGGctagctcttccaaaaatgtaCTATGACTACTATGATGGGGGAGCTGAGGATCAGTACACATTAAAGGAGAATGTGGAATCGTTTCGTAAAATCGCGTATGCTGCTAAatctattaataattattttcacaaaatgaaaataacattttacTGATGACTTTCGTGGCTTCTCAGGTTGCGGCCTAGAATCCTTGTAGATGTAAGCAGAATAGATTTGTCAACTATCATATTGGGTCACAGAATCTCAGCGCCAATTATGATTGCTCCAACTGCTTTTCATAAGCTGGCACATCCTCAAGGTTCAAATCTTCTTGGAAAAGTTCTCAATCAGTTGGAAATTTGTCTGGATTCTAATCGACTTCTAATTTTGTCTAATCCAGGAGAGGTCGCCACTGCCAGAGCAGCAGCTGCAAGTAACACGATTATGGTattgacttaaaaaaaacattgagtTAGTTTGCTTACTGGAATGAATGATTGCAAGTTATTTTCTTTGCAGGTTTTGTCTTATATGTCTACCTGCACGGTGGAGGAGGTTGCTTCCAGCTGCAATGCTGTTCGGTTTTTTCAATTATATGTATCCAATCCTCTAACTCTTACAACTTCATTTGGGAAATGCTAGAACCTTCTTAATTGttcttgtctttctttttgAGATCTTGTTGATAGAAACTCAGACTCTGTAATCTGGTATTCTTCTGGAAATAGGTATACAAGAGACGAGATATATCAGCTCAGCTAGTACATAGAGCTGAAAGAAACGGATACAAGGCTATTGTCCTAACCGTTGATGCTCCCCGACTTGGTCGAAGGGAGGCAGACATAAAGAACAAGTAACATCCTCTCTTTTTGTTTACTGCCTGCGTAACTGGATGTAGAGTTTTTCATGTGATGAAGATGAACAACTTTTTGTATCTGATATTATGACTAATAAATTCTGCAGAATGATTGCACCTCAATTAAACAATTTTGAAGGCCTCATATCAACTAAAGTTGACCATGTGAGTTGAATTGTTCAACTCCCAATAGAATTAAATGTGACAGGTGCATGTGAAAATACGGATACGAACACAGTTTTGTATGTTCACTGAAGTGTCAATGTTGTTTAAACTTTTTTGGGGATACTGCTACAATTATTTGACAAACTAATCTTCTGCAGGATGAAGGTTCAAATTTAGAAGCTTTTGCCAAAGGGACCTTTGATGCTTCTTTTTGCTGGAGGGTATAGACCAGTAAACTATTCTGATGTGTAACATTATGTTGCCAAAATCTTAGGAAATTTTTAACCTAGACGATAGGCTCTTCCTTGcatgaaaatttcaaaactaGTTTTTGTCTTTTGAACTCATGATTGTTAGTTAGTCCTCTTACAACTTCACATAAAGGTTGGGGCTGTAAGATGCTATTTTGCTGAGGGTGCGTGCAAAGCCCCGTGGTCTCTTACGCTTATAATTTAACTAGTGCATCTCTACATTTGCAGGACCTGGGATGGTTAAGAGCTATAACAAACTTGCCAATTCTGATCAAGGGGGTACTCACCCGTGAAGATGGTAAGATCTCCATTCTGTGTTATTTTGctactatattatcactattagaggacatggttgtaattagtatagttTATGAGTATACAATGGCCATTTGTATGTATAGGATGTTGAATGTTAATGAAAATAcgaattcattctctctctctctctatgtttgACTACAATCACTATTATGACTCTTATTTGGTACGGTATATATGTCTGGAAAAGAAAACCTTCTCTACGTCTAAACTTGAAAACATCAACCAAACATGTGGCTATTGTCAAGATTGAAATGAAAAGGGAAAGGAACTTCATCACATATACaagaaatataaagataattcaTTTTCCTAAAATGGGAGTTCTTTGGTTAATCAAACATTTGTTATTCCTAACTACCT is a window from the Juglans regia cultivar Chandler chromosome 7, Walnut 2.0, whole genome shotgun sequence genome containing:
- the LOC109001956 gene encoding peroxisomal (S)-2-hydroxy-acid oxidase GLO4-like isoform X5 — encoded protein: MLLLLIMEGEPVNVNEFQELARLALPKMYYDYYDGGAEDQYTLKENVESFRKIALRPRILVDVSRIDLSTIILGHRISAPIMIAPTAFHKLAHPQGEVATARAAAASNTIMVLSYMSTCTVEEVASSCNAVRFFQLYVYKRRDISAQLVHRAERNGYKAIVLTVDAPRLGRREADIKNKMIAPQLNNFEGLISTKVDHDEGSNLEAFAKGTFDASFCWRDLGWLRAITNLPILIKGVLTREDAIKAMEVGVDGIIVSNHGARQLDYTPATICVLEELLNHETYALGHVLQTSLFRLFTLLEEKFLFSLMEECGEEQMSSRH
- the LOC109001956 gene encoding peroxisomal (S)-2-hydroxy-acid oxidase GLO4-like isoform X6 is translated as MEGEPVNVNEFQELARLALPKMYYDYYDGGAEDQYTLKENVESFRKIALRPRILVDVSRIDLSTIILGHRISAPIMIAPTAFHKLAHPQGEVATARAAAASNTIMVLSYMSTCTVEEVASSCNAVRFFQLYVYKRRDISAQLVHRAERNGYKAIVLTVDAPRLGRREADIKNKMIAPQLNNFEGLISTKVDHDEGSNLEAFAKGTFDASFCWRDLGWLRAITNLPILIKGVLTREDAIKAMEVGVDGIIVSNHGARQLDYTPATICVLEELLNHETYALGHVLQTSLFRLFTLLEEKFLFSLMEECGEEQMSSRH
- the LOC109001956 gene encoding peroxisomal (S)-2-hydroxy-acid oxidase GLO4-like isoform X1; the protein is MLLLLIMEGEPVNVNEFQELARLALPKMYYDYYDGGAEDQYTLKENVESFRKIALRPRILVDVSRIDLSTIILGHRISAPIMIAPTAFHKLAHPQGEVATARAAAASNTIMVLSYMSTCTVEEVASSCNAVRFFQLYVYKRRDISAQLVHRAERNGYKAIVLTVDAPRLGRREADIKNKMIAPQLNNFEGLISTKVDHDEGSNLEAFAKGTFDASFCWRDLGWLRAITNLPILIKGVLTREDAIKAMEVGVDGIIVSNHGARQLDYTPATICVLEELLNHETYALGHVLQTSLFRHVVHAVGGKVPVLFDGGVRRGTDVFKALALGAQAVLVGRPVVYGLAAKGEYGVKRVIEMLKDELELTMTLSGCPGVKDISRSHIKTEQERLHSML
- the LOC109001956 gene encoding peroxisomal (S)-2-hydroxy-acid oxidase GLO4-like isoform X4 — protein: MEGEPVNVNEFQELARLALPKMYYDYYDGGAEDQYTLKENVESFRKIALRPRILVDVSRIDLSTIILGHRISAPIMIAPTAFHKLAHPQGEVATARAAAASNTIMVLSYMSTCTVEEVASSCNAVRFFQLYVYKRRDISAQLVHRAERNGYKAIVLTVDAPRLGRREADIKNKMIAPQLNNFEGLISTKVDHDEGSNLEAFAKGTFDASFCWRDLGWLRAITNLPILIKGVLTREDAIKAMEVGVDGIIVSNHGARQLDYTPATICVLEEVVHAVGGKVPVLFDGGVRRGTDVFKALALGAQAVLVGRPVVYGLAAKGEYGVKRVIEMLKDELELTMTLSGCPGVKDISRSHIKTEQERLHSML
- the LOC109001956 gene encoding peroxisomal (S)-2-hydroxy-acid oxidase GLO4-like isoform X2; amino-acid sequence: MEGEPVNVNEFQELARLALPKMYYDYYDGGAEDQYTLKENVESFRKIALRPRILVDVSRIDLSTIILGHRISAPIMIAPTAFHKLAHPQGEVATARAAAASNTIMVLSYMSTCTVEEVASSCNAVRFFQLYVYKRRDISAQLVHRAERNGYKAIVLTVDAPRLGRREADIKNKMIAPQLNNFEGLISTKVDHDEGSNLEAFAKGTFDASFCWRDLGWLRAITNLPILIKGVLTREDAIKAMEVGVDGIIVSNHGARQLDYTPATICVLEELLNHETYALGHVLQTSLFRHVVHAVGGKVPVLFDGGVRRGTDVFKALALGAQAVLVGRPVVYGLAAKGEYGVKRVIEMLKDELELTMTLSGCPGVKDISRSHIKTEQERLHSML
- the LOC109001956 gene encoding peroxisomal (S)-2-hydroxy-acid oxidase GLO4-like isoform X3, with product MLLLLIMEGEPVNVNEFQELARLALPKMYYDYYDGGAEDQYTLKENVESFRKIALRPRILVDVSRIDLSTIILGHRISAPIMIAPTAFHKLAHPQGEVATARAAAASNTIMVLSYMSTCTVEEVASSCNAVRFFQLYVYKRRDISAQLVHRAERNGYKAIVLTVDAPRLGRREADIKNKMIAPQLNNFEGLISTKVDHDEGSNLEAFAKGTFDASFCWRDLGWLRAITNLPILIKGVLTREDAIKAMEVGVDGIIVSNHGARQLDYTPATICVLEEVVHAVGGKVPVLFDGGVRRGTDVFKALALGAQAVLVGRPVVYGLAAKGEYGVKRVIEMLKDELELTMTLSGCPGVKDISRSHIKTEQERLHSML